A part of Streptomyces sp. NBC_00557 genomic DNA contains:
- a CDS encoding ABC transporter substrate-binding protein, with product MRDDVTPEPGVSAPRRRQFLTCTGALGAAALLPPALTACSAGPQSTNDTGGGGSGKDRTLTAVIGYGNDGSWDPTQTASAFCMAANNHIYEGLLDTDPITRVPYPALGTEVPKDPNATTWRFTLRSGATFHDGKPVTADDVVFVFDRILDPKTQTLAKGFFASWLDRVRKVDARTVELVLKFPFPDGLSRLTLAKIMPQHVFSKPGAWDDAIKGLAVGSGPYRQTAHHPKSNTAFEAYAGYNGPRPPAFKRMNWLTIVDAAPRVAKISGSDAGAQIADNIPYANIARLEQSGLKVAGGAGMNNLFLMFNTRHKPFDDVRVRQALHYAIDTEKMVRVALKGHGRPASSFLNEGNPAYRRARTVYDYDPDKAEALLKAAGVSDLNVEILAVNVSWIVDCLPTIKASWDAVGVHTTLAPQETTAVFTKMDQKQDYQVVAAASNPNQFGLDADLIMHYNYGPQNLWMQYTRWADDPVARQLFKDMDRATREPDPQKKKAMIQDYIDVVAEQAVLYPVVHNELMTAWDPRKLTGIRAQPYPGINLLQAKWA from the coding sequence GTGCGCGACGACGTGACACCCGAGCCCGGCGTATCGGCACCGCGCCGCCGGCAGTTCCTCACTTGCACCGGTGCGCTCGGCGCGGCCGCTCTGCTGCCGCCGGCGCTGACCGCGTGCTCGGCCGGGCCGCAGTCGACGAACGACACCGGGGGCGGGGGCAGCGGGAAGGACCGGACGCTGACCGCCGTGATCGGCTACGGCAACGACGGCAGCTGGGATCCGACGCAGACGGCGTCGGCGTTCTGCATGGCCGCCAACAACCACATCTACGAGGGGCTGCTGGACACCGACCCGATCACCCGGGTGCCGTATCCGGCGCTCGGCACCGAGGTGCCGAAGGACCCGAACGCCACCACCTGGCGGTTCACGCTGCGCTCCGGCGCCACCTTCCACGACGGCAAGCCCGTCACCGCCGACGACGTCGTGTTCGTCTTCGACCGGATCCTCGACCCGAAGACCCAGACCCTCGCCAAGGGCTTCTTCGCAAGCTGGCTGGACCGCGTCCGGAAGGTCGACGCGCGCACCGTCGAGCTGGTGCTCAAGTTCCCCTTCCCGGACGGGCTTTCCCGGCTCACGCTGGCCAAGATCATGCCGCAGCACGTCTTCTCCAAGCCCGGCGCCTGGGACGACGCGATCAAGGGGCTGGCGGTCGGCTCGGGACCGTACCGGCAGACCGCGCACCACCCGAAGTCCAACACCGCCTTCGAGGCGTACGCCGGCTACAACGGCCCGCGCCCGCCCGCCTTCAAGCGCATGAACTGGCTGACCATCGTCGACGCCGCGCCGCGCGTCGCGAAGATCTCCGGGTCGGACGCGGGGGCGCAGATCGCCGACAACATCCCCTACGCCAACATCGCGCGGCTGGAGCAGAGCGGACTGAAGGTCGCCGGCGGCGCCGGGATGAACAACCTGTTCCTGATGTTCAACACCCGGCACAAGCCCTTCGACGACGTGCGGGTGCGGCAGGCCCTGCACTACGCCATCGACACCGAGAAGATGGTGCGGGTCGCCCTCAAGGGGCACGGCAGGCCCGCGTCCTCGTTCCTCAACGAGGGCAACCCCGCCTACCGGCGGGCCCGGACCGTCTACGACTACGACCCCGACAAGGCCGAGGCCCTCCTCAAGGCCGCCGGGGTGAGCGACCTCAATGTCGAGATCCTCGCGGTCAACGTCAGCTGGATCGTCGACTGCCTGCCGACCATCAAGGCCTCCTGGGACGCCGTCGGCGTGCACACGACGCTGGCGCCGCAGGAGACCACGGCCGTGTTCACCAAGATGGACCAGAAGCAGGACTACCAGGTCGTCGCCGCCGCATCCAACCCCAATCAGTTCGGGCTCGACGCCGACCTGATCATGCACTACAACTACGGGCCGCAGAACCTGTGGATGCAGTACACCCGGTGGGCCGACGACCCCGTCGCCAGGCAGCTCTTCAAGGACATGGACCGGGCGACCCGGGAGCCGGACCCGCAGAAGAAGAAGGCGATGATCCAGGACTACATCGACGTCGTCGCCGAGCAGGCCGTGCTCTACCCGGTGGTGCACAACGAGCTGATGACCGCCTGGGATCCCCGCAAGCTCACCGGGATAAGGGCCCAGCCGTACCCGGGCATCAACCTGCTCCAGGCGAAATGGGCCTGA
- the recO gene encoding DNA repair protein RecO — MSLFRDDGIVLRTQKLGEADRIITLLTRGHGRVRAVARGVRRTKSKFGARLEPFSHVDVQFFARGSELVGRGLPLCTQSETIAPYGGGIVTDYARYTAGTAMLETAERFTDHEGEPAVQQYLLLVGALRTLARGEHAPHLVLDAFLLRSLAVNGYAPSFSDCAKCGMPGPNRFFSVASGGSVCADCRVPGSVVPSPQTLVLLGALLTGDWETADACEARYVREGSGLVSAYLHWHLERGLRSLRYVEK; from the coding sequence GTGAGCCTGTTCCGGGATGACGGCATCGTGCTGCGCACCCAGAAACTCGGTGAGGCGGACCGGATCATCACGCTGCTCACGCGCGGTCACGGGCGGGTGCGGGCGGTGGCCCGGGGCGTGCGGCGGACGAAGTCGAAGTTCGGGGCACGGCTGGAGCCGTTCTCCCACGTCGACGTGCAGTTCTTCGCGCGGGGGAGCGAGCTGGTCGGGCGGGGGCTGCCGCTGTGCACGCAGAGTGAGACCATCGCGCCGTACGGCGGCGGGATCGTCACCGACTACGCGCGCTACACCGCCGGGACGGCCATGCTGGAGACCGCCGAGCGGTTCACCGACCACGAGGGCGAGCCGGCCGTCCAGCAGTACCTGCTGCTCGTGGGCGCCCTGCGGACCCTCGCCCGGGGCGAGCACGCGCCCCATCTCGTGCTCGACGCCTTCCTGCTCCGCTCCCTCGCCGTGAACGGCTACGCCCCGAGCTTCAGCGACTGCGCCAAGTGCGGCATGCCCGGACCGAACCGGTTCTTCTCGGTGGCCTCCGGCGGCTCCGTCTGCGCCGACTGCCGGGTGCCCGGCAGTGTCGTACCGTCGCCGCAGACCCTGGTGCTGCTCGGCGCGCTGCTTACGGGAGACTGGGAGACGGCGGACGCCTGCGAGGCGCGGTACGTCCGCGAGGGCAGCGGGCTGGTGTCCGCCTACCTGCACTGGCATCTGGAGCGCGGGCTGCGCTCGCTCAGATACGTCGAGAAGTAG
- a CDS encoding Fur family transcriptional regulator, which yields MTTAGPPVKGRATRQRAAVAAALDEVEEFRSAQELHDMLKHKGDSVGLTTVYRTLQSLAEAGEVDVLRTSDGESVYRRCSTGEHHHHLVCRACGKAVEVEGPAVEKWAEAIAAEHGYVNVAHTVEIFGTCADCAES from the coding sequence GTGACGACCGCTGGACCGCCCGTGAAGGGCCGCGCGACCCGTCAGCGTGCAGCCGTGGCGGCGGCCCTGGACGAGGTCGAGGAGTTCCGCAGCGCGCAGGAACTGCACGACATGCTCAAGCACAAGGGCGACTCGGTCGGCCTGACCACGGTCTACCGCACCCTCCAGTCCCTCGCCGAGGCCGGCGAGGTCGACGTCCTGCGCACCTCCGACGGCGAGTCCGTCTACCGCCGCTGCTCGACCGGCGAGCACCACCACCACCTGGTCTGCCGGGCCTGCGGCAAGGCCGTGGAGGTCGAGGGCCCGGCCGTCGAGAAGTGGGCCGAGGCGATCGCGGCGGAACACGGGTACGTCAACGTGGCCCACACGGTGGAGATCTTCGGCACGTGCGCCGACTGCGCCGAGAGCTGA
- a CDS encoding isoprenyl transferase — translation MAVRGILGRQRREYKAPEPHPSGARAPKLPGELVPNHVAIVMDGNGRWAKERGLPRTEGHKVGAERVLDVLQGSIEIGVRNISLYAFSTENWKRSPDEVRFLMNFNRDFIRKTRDQLDELGIRVRWVGRMPRLWKSVAKELQVAQEQTKGNDLLTLYFCMNYGGRAELADAAKALAEDVAAGRLDPSKVTEKTIQKYLYYPDMPDVDLFLRPSGEQRTSNYLLWQSAYAEMVFQDVLWPDFDRRDLWRACVEFASRDRRFGGAVPNEELLAMEAAMKGESSS, via the coding sequence ATGGCCGTACGCGGGATCCTGGGGCGCCAGCGGCGCGAGTACAAGGCGCCGGAGCCGCACCCGTCGGGTGCGCGCGCGCCGAAGCTCCCGGGGGAGCTGGTCCCGAACCATGTGGCGATCGTCATGGACGGCAACGGCCGGTGGGCGAAGGAGCGCGGGCTGCCCCGCACCGAGGGGCACAAGGTCGGCGCCGAGCGGGTGCTCGACGTGCTTCAGGGCTCCATCGAGATCGGCGTCCGCAACATCTCCCTGTACGCCTTCTCCACCGAGAACTGGAAGCGGTCGCCCGACGAGGTCCGCTTCCTGATGAACTTCAACCGCGACTTCATCCGCAAGACCCGGGACCAGCTCGACGAGCTGGGGATCCGGGTGCGCTGGGTGGGCCGGATGCCCCGGCTGTGGAAGTCCGTCGCCAAGGAGTTGCAGGTCGCCCAGGAGCAGACCAAGGGCAACGACCTGCTCACGCTGTACTTCTGCATGAACTACGGCGGCCGGGCCGAGCTCGCCGACGCGGCCAAGGCGCTGGCCGAGGACGTCGCGGCCGGGCGGCTGGACCCGTCGAAGGTCACCGAGAAGACCATCCAGAAGTACCTGTACTACCCGGACATGCCGGATGTGGACCTCTTCCTGCGCCCCAGCGGGGAGCAGCGCACCTCCAACTACCTGCTGTGGCAGAGCGCGTACGCCGAGATGGTCTTCCAGGACGTGCTGTGGCCCGACTTCGACCGCCGTGACCTGTGGCGGGCCTGCGTCGAATTCGCCTCCCGCGACCGGCGGTTCGGCGGCGCCGTGCCCAACGAGGAACTGCTCGCCATGGAGGCCGCGATGAAGGGCGAGTCCTCCTCGTAG
- a CDS encoding metal ABC transporter permease, with amino-acid sequence MDFLNYAFMQRALLAAVLVGITAPAVGIYLVQRRQALMGDGIGHVAMTGVGLGFLLSTSPVWMATAVSVLGAVLMELIRWYGRTRGDIALAMLFYGGMAGGVMFINLAPTGSNANLTTYLFGSLSTVSPSDVTAICLLAAFVVLVTLGLRRQLFAVSQDEEFARVTGLPVRALNLLTAVTAAVTVTVAMRVVGLLLVSALMVVPVAAAQQLTRSFTATFVIAVAIGVAVTVSGTITSYYQDVPPGATIVLLTIAAFVALTALATPLARRRARAAAAARPAADPAECTIPATRQAGDKIGV; translated from the coding sequence ATGGACTTCCTCAACTACGCCTTCATGCAGCGGGCCCTGCTCGCCGCCGTCCTGGTCGGCATCACGGCCCCCGCGGTCGGCATCTACCTGGTCCAGCGCCGCCAGGCCCTCATGGGCGACGGCATCGGGCACGTCGCCATGACCGGCGTCGGCCTGGGCTTCCTGCTCTCCACCTCCCCCGTGTGGATGGCGACGGCCGTCTCGGTCCTCGGCGCGGTCCTGATGGAGCTGATCCGCTGGTACGGCAGGACCCGCGGCGACATCGCGCTCGCCATGCTCTTCTACGGCGGCATGGCCGGCGGCGTGATGTTCATCAACCTGGCGCCGACGGGCTCCAACGCGAACCTGACGACGTACCTGTTCGGATCGCTGTCCACCGTGTCGCCGTCCGACGTGACGGCGATCTGCCTGCTCGCCGCGTTCGTGGTGCTGGTCACCCTCGGCCTGCGCCGCCAGCTGTTCGCGGTCAGCCAGGACGAGGAGTTCGCCCGGGTCACGGGTCTGCCGGTGCGCGCCCTGAACCTGCTGACGGCGGTCACGGCGGCGGTCACGGTCACGGTCGCCATGCGCGTGGTCGGCCTGCTGCTGGTGTCCGCGCTGATGGTGGTGCCCGTCGCGGCGGCGCAGCAGCTCACCCGCAGCTTCACGGCGACGTTCGTGATCGCGGTCGCGATCGGCGTGGCCGTGACCGTCAGCGGCACGATCACCTCGTACTACCAGGACGTCCCGCCCGGCGCGACGATCGTCCTGCTGACCATCGCCGCGTTCGTCGCGCTGACGGCCCTGGCCACACCCCTGGCCCGGCGCCGCGCCCGTGCGGCGGCCGCGGCGCGGCCCGCCGCGGACCCGGCCGAGTGCACGATTCCGGCCACGAGACAGGCCGGAGACAAGATCGGCGTCTGA
- a CDS encoding metal ABC transporter ATP-binding protein produces the protein MTGEPVISLRGVTAELGARPVLRGIDLTVGRGEVVALLGANGSGKSTAIRTIIGQVPASGGTIELFGTPRHAFRDWSRVGYVPQRTTAAGGVPATVTEIVSSGRLSRTRFGVFRRADREAVHRALDLVGMADRAKDSVNALSGGQHQRVLIARALVVEPELLIMDEPMAGVDLASQEVLARTLGQQVGSGTTVLLVLHELGPLEPLIDRAVVLRDGCVLHDGPPPQALGQHALPGHDHVHPHAPSGSESLRTGLLS, from the coding sequence ATGACCGGCGAACCCGTCATATCCCTGCGCGGCGTCACCGCCGAACTCGGCGCCCGGCCCGTGCTGCGCGGCATCGACCTCACCGTCGGCCGCGGCGAGGTCGTCGCGCTGCTCGGCGCCAACGGCTCCGGCAAGTCCACGGCGATCCGCACGATCATCGGCCAGGTCCCGGCGAGCGGCGGCACGATCGAGCTGTTCGGCACCCCGCGCCACGCCTTCCGCGACTGGTCGCGCGTGGGTTACGTGCCGCAGCGCACGACGGCGGCGGGAGGCGTGCCCGCCACGGTGACCGAGATCGTCTCGTCCGGCCGGCTCTCCCGCACCCGCTTCGGCGTCTTCCGCCGGGCCGACCGGGAAGCCGTGCACCGCGCCCTGGACCTGGTCGGGATGGCCGACCGCGCCAAGGACTCGGTGAACGCCCTGTCCGGCGGCCAGCACCAGCGCGTCCTGATCGCCCGCGCCCTCGTCGTCGAGCCCGAACTGCTGATCATGGACGAGCCGATGGCGGGCGTCGACCTGGCCAGCCAGGAGGTCCTCGCCCGCACGCTGGGGCAGCAGGTCGGCTCCGGTACGACGGTCCTGCTCGTCCTGCACGAACTGGGCCCGCTGGAGCCCCTGATCGACCGGGCGGTCGTCCTGCGCGACGGCTGCGTCCTGCACGACGGCCCGCCCCCGCAGGCCCTCGGCCAGCATGCGCTGCCCGGCCACGACCACGTACACCCGCACGCACCGTCGGGTTCGGAATCTCTGCGGACGGGACTGCTGAGCTGA
- a CDS encoding YcxB family protein, giving the protein MVMGMGRETAHEAVELTYRPTARDFTEALWVRRRMTWWDRNTLGVALAVLLWAGFLATDGMDVTSVLLAGYLALCLLLMPRLQGRSLARAAEVSGACRTTVTDAGVTVRRDHITVTQEWGARPCYRETPEMFVLFSGDPQARCFTLLPKRGLAEPSDADRLREILDRHITRS; this is encoded by the coding sequence ATGGTCATGGGCATGGGGCGGGAGACCGCTCATGAGGCCGTGGAGCTGACGTACCGGCCGACCGCGCGCGATTTCACCGAGGCACTCTGGGTGCGCCGGAGGATGACCTGGTGGGACCGGAACACGCTGGGGGTCGCCCTCGCCGTCCTGCTGTGGGCCGGGTTCCTTGCCACCGACGGCATGGACGTGACCTCGGTCCTCCTCGCCGGCTATCTGGCGCTGTGCCTCCTGCTGATGCCCCGGTTGCAGGGGCGGAGCCTGGCACGGGCCGCGGAGGTGAGCGGGGCGTGCCGTACGACGGTGACGGACGCCGGGGTGACGGTCCGCAGGGACCACATCACCGTCACCCAGGAGTGGGGCGCACGGCCCTGCTACCGGGAGACGCCGGAGATGTTCGTCCTCTTCAGCGGTGATCCCCAGGCGCGGTGCTTCACGTTGCTGCCGAAGCGGGGGCTGGCGGAGCCGTCGGACGCGGACCGCCTGCGGGAGATCCTGGACCGCCACATCACCCGCAGCTGA
- a CDS encoding metal ABC transporter substrate-binding protein, which produces MNVRRRLIPAAAITAVTALGLGTLTACSGDRAEAANTGRFDVVASFYPMAFLAERIGGDHVHVTSLTSPGQEPHDLEISPQQIASIQESDAVLYLKNLQPSVDDAVAQSPVKTKIDAASLTTLEEHGNEAGGHAAAHDTHQGEEAGAKDPHIWLDPVRYAQVAEGVGKAFEKADPKHAADYRKNTAALVTQLDELNTRFRTGLAHTKTKVFITTHAAFGYLAERYGLTEEAVNGLDPESEPSAARVKDLETMAKADGVSTVFYETLVSDKTAKTIAHDAGLRTDVLDPIEGITAKSRGKDYFSVQEANLKALQQALGAK; this is translated from the coding sequence ATGAACGTACGACGCCGCCTCATACCCGCCGCCGCGATCACCGCCGTGACCGCCCTCGGCCTCGGCACCCTCACCGCATGCTCCGGGGACAGGGCGGAGGCCGCGAACACCGGCAGGTTCGACGTCGTCGCGTCGTTCTACCCGATGGCCTTCCTCGCCGAGCGGATCGGCGGGGACCACGTCCACGTCACCAGTCTGACCTCCCCCGGCCAGGAGCCGCACGACCTGGAGATCAGCCCCCAGCAGATCGCCTCGATCCAGGAGTCCGACGCGGTCCTGTACCTGAAGAACCTCCAGCCCTCGGTCGACGACGCGGTGGCCCAGTCCCCGGTCAAGACCAAGATCGACGCGGCCTCGCTCACCACGCTGGAGGAGCACGGCAACGAGGCCGGCGGCCACGCCGCCGCGCACGACACCCACCAGGGCGAGGAGGCCGGCGCCAAGGACCCGCACATCTGGCTCGACCCGGTGCGCTACGCCCAGGTCGCCGAGGGCGTCGGCAAGGCCTTCGAGAAGGCCGACCCGAAGCACGCCGCCGACTACCGCAAGAACACCGCGGCCCTGGTCACACAGCTCGACGAGCTGAACACGCGGTTCAGGACCGGCCTCGCGCACACGAAGACCAAGGTCTTCATCACCACCCACGCCGCCTTCGGCTACCTCGCCGAGCGCTACGGCCTGACCGAGGAGGCCGTCAACGGCCTCGACCCCGAGTCCGAGCCCAGCGCCGCCCGGGTGAAGGACCTGGAGACCATGGCGAAGGCCGACGGCGTCTCCACCGTCTTCTACGAGACGCTCGTCAGCGACAAGACCGCGAAGACCATCGCGCACGACGCCGGCCTGAGGACCGACGTGCTCGACCCGATCGAGGGCATCACCGCCAAGTCCCGCGGCAAGGACTACTTCTCCGTCCAGGAGGCCAACCTCAAGGCCCTCCAGCAGGCGCTCGGCGCGAAGTGA